The following is a genomic window from Parabacteroides johnsonii DSM 18315.
TAATTTTCAATTTTCAACTCTCAATTATCAATTAATTATTACCTTTGTGCCGCTTTTTACGTGAAGAAGCAGAAATATGTTTAATCAGTATTGGTAAAGGGGAATCTGTCTATGCAAAAATCTGACTGCATCATCGGTGTGGAGCATGTGTCTAAATTCTTTGGAGACAAGGCCGTATTGAATGATGTGAATTTGTCTGTCCGTAAGGGCGAGTTTGTAACCATTCTGGGGCCGTCCGGTTGCGGAAAGACGACATTGTTACGTCTGATTGCCGGATTCCAGACTGCTTCTGAGGGTATAATAACCATTGCGGGAAAAGAAATTACGCAAACACCCCCTCATAAACGTCCGGTCAATACCGTATTTCAGAAATACGCTCTTTTCCCTCATTTGAATGTTTTCAATAACATCGCTTTCGGTTTGAAGCTGAAAAAACTTCCGGCTGCCGTAATCGAGAAAAAGGTGAAGCAGGCTCTCAAGATGGTAGGAATGACCGATTACGAATATCGTGATGTGGATTCCCTTTCAGGCGGACAGCAGCAACGTGTTGCGATTGCCAGGGCTATTGTGAACGAACCGGAAGTGCTTTTATTGGATGAACCGCTGGCTGCCCTCGACCTCAAGATGCGCAAGGATATGCAGATGGAGTTGAAAGAGATGCATAAGTCTCTCGGAATAACCTTTATTTATGTCACCCATGATCAGGAGGAAGCACTTACCCTGAGCGACACGATCGTCGTGATGAGCGAAGGGAAAATTCAACAGATCGGGACGCCTATCGACATCTACAACGAACCGATCAACTCGTTTGTCGCCGACTTCATCGGCGAAAGCAACATCCTGAACGGGTTGATGATCAAAGATAAATCAGTATCCTTTGCCGGACATGAGTTCGAATGCGTGGACGAAGGTTTCGGAGAACAAACCCCGGTGGATGTTGTGCTCCGTCCGGAAGACATTTATATTTTTGAGCCGTCTGAAGCCGCCATGCTGACCGGGACGGTTACCTCTTCCATTTTCAAGGGGGTTCACTACGAAATGATGGTGCAGACGCCGGAAGGCTATGAATTTATGGTGCAGGACTACCATTGCTTCGATGCCGGACAGGAAGTCGGTCTGCTGGTTAAGCCCTTCGATATCCATGTGATGAAGAAGGAACGTATCTGCAATACGTTCGAAGGAAAGATGGTCGATACCACGCATGTGGAATTTTTAGGCTGTACGTTCGAATGCCGAGAGGTATCCGGCATTGAGCCGGAAACACCGGTGCAGGTCGAAGTAGACTTTGACCGCGTCATCCTGGAAGACAACGAGGAAGACGGCCGCCTGACCGGTGAAGTGAAATTTATCCTCTACAAAGGCAACCATTATCATTTGACAGTGTTTACCGACTGGGACGAAGATATCTTTGTCGACACCAATGATGTCTGGGACGACGGCGACCGGGTCGGAATCACGATCGCTCCCGAAAATATACGGATTGTTCAATCAACTAAAAAGGAAGGAAGTGATAAGTAAGATTTCAGCTTTTTTTATGCGGCGTAAGAACTGGATGATTCCTTATGCCCTGTTTTTGGCTGTTTTTGTCGTAATGCCTTTGTTGCTGATCGTATTATATGCGTTTACAGATGCCGACGGAGCCTTCACTTTTGCTAATTTCCGTAAGTTCATGGTGCATCCCGAAGCGATGAACACGTTTATCTATTCGATCGGGATTGCGATTATCACGACGCTTGCCTGTCTCATCCTGGGCTATCCGGCTGCTTATATTTTGAGTCAGGAGCGTTTCAATACCTCCCGGACGATGGTCGTGCTATTCATCTTGCCGATGTGGGTGAATATCCTGATCCGTACGCTGGCTACGGTGGCCTTGTTCGATTTTCTGAATCTGCCGTTGGGAGAGGGGGCGTTGGTTTTCGGTATGGTGTATAACTTCCTTCCGTTCATGATCTATCCGATTTATAATACGTTGCAAAAGATGGACCGTAGCCTGATCGAGGCAGCCCAAGATTTAGGAGCCAATCCGTTTCAGGTCTTTATGAAGACGATCCTGCCTCTTTCGATGCCCGGCGTAATGAGCGGGATCGTCATGGTTTTCATGCCGACGGTTTCCACGTTTGCCATTGCCGAGTTGCTGACGATGAATAACATCAAACTGTTCGGTACGACCGTGCAGGAAAATATTTATAATGGCATGTGGAATTATGGTGCGGCGCTTTCTCTGATTATGTTGTTGCTGATCGGCGTTACCATCCTCTTTACGAACGATGAAGACAACGCTTCAAACGAAGGGGGAGGTGTGATATGATGACGAAATGGATGGCAAAAGGATATCTGTGGTTGCTGCTGGCGCTGCTGTATTCCCCGATTCTGATTATTATGATTTTCTCGTTTACCGAAGCGAAGGTCTTGGGTAACTGGACGGGATTTTCAACCAAACTGTATAGTTCGCTGTTTACAGGAGGTGTGCAGCGTTCGTTGGTGAGCGCGTTATGGAATACGTTCGCCATTGCGATGATTGCGGCGACCGTCTCCACGCTGTTGGGCAGTATTGCTGCTATCGGTATTTTCAACCTGCGGTCGCGGACCCGCCAGGTGATGAACTTTGCGAATGCGATCCCGATGATGAATGCAGATATTATTACGGGTGTCTCTCTTTTCCTGCTGTTCGTGAGTTTTGGTGTCTCTCAGGGATTCACGACGGTTGTGTTGGCGCATATCACGTTTTGTACGCCTTATGTGGTGCTGAGTGTTATGCCACGCCTGAAAAAGATGAACCAGAATGTCTATGAGGCGGCGCTCGATTTGGGGGCGACTCCTTTCCAGGCGTTGCGCAAGGTGATTCTGCCGGAGATTCGTCCGGGCATGATCAGCGGCTTTATACTGGCTTTTACGCTTTCGATCGACGACTTTGCCGTTACCATCTTTACGATCGGCAACGAGGGACTGGAAACCCTATCGACCTTTATTTATGCGGATGCCCGCAAAGGGGGACTGACACCGGAGTTGCGTCCGCTGTCGACTATCATCTTTGTGACGGTACTTGTCCTTTTGATTGTGATTAATAAACGGGCGGAGAAGTCCAAAAGCTAATGGAGAAAAGCAGGAAATGAATAAACTGATTACAATAATAGCAAGTTGCCTCTCTCTTTTGACTTTTATGTCTTCATGCAATCGTACGGATGAGGAGCGCAGCCATATTCTGAAAGTCTACAATTGGGCAGACTATATCGACGAGGATGTCTTGGCCGAATTTCCCGCCTGGTACAAGGAGCAGACCGGCGAAGATATCCGGATCATCTACCAGGTGTTCGATATCAATGAGATCATGCTTACCAAGATCGAACGCGGGCATGAAGATTTTGACCTGATCTGTCCGTCCGAATATATCATCGAACGGATGTTGAAGAAAAACCTTCTTGTCCCGATAGATCGCAATTTCGGAAAGACACCGGATTATCTGGATAATGTCTCTCCTTATATCCGCGGGCAACTGAACAAGCTAAGCCAGCCGGGACGGAAGACGACCGACTATGTCGTCCCTTATATGTGGGGAACGGCAGGAATTTTGTATAACAGGCAATTCGTGGAGAAGAAAGAGGTCGAAAGCTGGGAGTGTCTTTGGGACCCGAAGTTCAGAAACAAGATATTGATGAAAGACAGCTATCGTGACTCCTACGGTACGGCCATTATTTACGCCCATGCGAATGAACTGGAAGATGGGACTGTGACGGTCGAGCAACTGATGAACGACAATTCTCCCGAAGCGATCGCCATAGCCGAAGAACTTCTGAAAAAGATGAAACCCAACATTGCCGGTTGGGAAGCCGACTTCGGCAAGGAGATGATGACGAAAGGCAAGGCTTGGCTCAACTTTACCTGGAGCGGAGATGCGGTCTGGGCGATGGATGAGGCGGAGGCTGTCGGTGTGGAGCTGGATTATGAAGTGCCCCGAGAAGGCAGCAATATCTGGTACGACGGCTGGGCGATCCCTAAATATGCCCGTAATGTAAAGGCAGCCAGTTATTTTATTGATTATCTTTGTCGTCCGGACGTCGCTTTGCGAAATATGGACGCTATCGGTTATGTCAGTGCCATTGCGACTCCTGAAATCATGGAAGCTAAAATCGATTCGACAATCGAAAAGGTTTCCGACCTGAGTTATTTTTTCGGTCCCGGTGCGGATAGTATCCGGATCAATCCGGTACAATATCCCGACCGCAAGGTGGTAGAGCGTTGCGCCATGATCCGCGATTTCGGTGATCGGACAGAACTGGTTCTGGAGATGTGGAGCCGTGTGAAAGGGGATAACTTGAATACTGGAATCGTCTTGCTGATCTTTGCCGTGTTCGGAGTGTTATTTGTCTGGCTGGTGTATCGCAGGATACGTCAATATAAACAGCGGCAACGGCATCACAGACGTCGCCGCCGTCGTTGGTAGTAAATAGTTAGAATCAAAATTGTCAATTATCAATTGTCAATTTTTAATTAAAAGAATGTCATGGAAGGCATAAAAAATTTGGTTATAGATTTTGGCGGCGTGATTATCAATCTCACCCGTAATCGATGTATCGAGGCATTCGAGAGTCTGGGGGTCGCGAATATACGCGAGCAGATTGTCAATAATTACCAGCATAAGGATCTGTTCATGAAGATCGAGTTGGGTTCCATCACGGTAGCCGAGTTCCGCGACGGTATCCGTCATCTGACCAAACAGCCTTTGACGGACGAGCAGATTGATGCCGCCTGGATCGCCATGCTCGATGATGTTCCGGACTATAAACTGGATCTTTTGCTCGACCTCCGGAAACGTTATAATACGATGCTGCTCAGCAATACGAACGAGATTCATTGGGACTGGTCGGAAAAGACCTGTTTCTCCTATAAAGGCCACCATGCTTCCGACTTTTTCAATCATATTTATCTTTCCTATCGCCTCCATCTGTTGAAACCCGATGCTGAAATTTTCGAATACGTCCTGCAAGACGCCAATATCCGTCCGGAAGAAACTCTTTTCATAGACGATGCTATCCCTAATTGCCGTACGGCGGAATCACTTGGATTCCATACCTATACACCTCAGCCCCGTGAGGACTGGTCACATTTGTTTGGATTTATGAATCATGAATTATGATTTCACATCTATTGTGATTTATAAATCTCTCACGTTTAGTATATTGTATGATGTCCCAACATCATACACATCATTCCCGTCCACCTTCTTGATGTAGTTTACCACACGGATGGTGACAGGAAGGATTATTACTTCATAGAGAGATTTCAGAACCGCTTGTGTCCCGATCATGATGAAGAGTTCGCCTACCGGTATTAGTCCGGCGAAAGCGATCGGGAAAAAGATCATCGAATCGGCACTCTCGCCGACTAATGTGGAGACGATGGCTCGTAAAGAGAAATTCTTTCCGGCCGAAGCAATCTTCATCTTACTCATCACATAAGCATTCAGGAACGAACCGACAAGAAAGGCCATCAGGCTCGCTATAGCGATGCGCGGCGCCATCCCGAACACGAAGTTGAAGCCTTCTTCGCCTTCCCAGAATGGGGCGGCAGGCAACAGTACCGCCAATTGCGCAAATCCGATTACAAGGAAATTCGAAGCGAACCCGCTCCAGATAATCAGGCGTGCTTTCTTGAATCCCCATACTTCGGCGATACAGTCATTGATGATATAAGAGATCGGGAAAACGATCAGTCCGGCAGTCGCTGTGATGCCGAATACCTGGATGACTTTGGTTTCTAACAGGTTTGAAGCTACCAAGCAGATATTGAACAGGATGCCTAATAGCATGAACGGTACGGTTACAGTAGATGTCTTCTGCATATTTCTTGTTTTTAACGAGGTTTATCAAGCACTCGGTGAATAATGTAAAGGAACATTTTTGGTATTCCGGGGGCAAAGATAGTGATATTTTTGACAGAGGAGGCCAAAGCGCAACCTTAAAAAACGGCAGAAAGAGAATCGCCGTTTCTCTATCACTCTATCATACCCGTGTCACACCTTCCTGAATCAGAACCGGTGTGAATAGGTCAGACCGATGCCGTGGCGGTAGTTGATCGGGTCGTATACGTTGAAAGTATGGTAGCGGTAGTAGAGTTGGATGTAATTTTTGGTATCCATCCGGTAATCGCAGCCAGCGGAATAGCGGATTTTGTCGGCACGCATCTTCCCGTTGTAGCCTACGTTGTTAAAAGGCTCTACATAGATGAAAGGTTCAAATCTTGAAGAAGCGATCCGGTAGGAGAGGGTGAGCATGCTGCGGAGGTAGTTGGTCGGATGCAGGCAATTTTTCCTGTACGTGCTCTGAAAGCGCTCCCGGATCGCAATTTTAAATGCCCCGAACCGGTGAGAACCGGAGGCGTACAGGTAATACCGGTTGCGCACTTCCTCCGATGCCTTGTAGCGGACTAACGACATATAACCGGCTCCCGCCCGTAAGTTCGGCAAAATGCGATAGTTGATCTCTCCTGTGGTAAGGAACCATCCGGCTTCCCTGAAGTCGTCGCGTGGACGGATATCTTCTTCCAGAACGAAAGAGAAACGTTTGTATATTTTTCCGGACAGGCTGACTTTCAGTGCGACTCCCGTACCTTCCATCGCCAGAAGCGAAGGGCATATGGATAGAAGCAGGAAGGAGATACAACAGATAATTACTTTCATGGCAGAATATGGCGTTTGTTATCCTGACAAAAGTATGAAAAAATGAAGTCCCTTTCGCATAAAAACCTGATAATTCCGGATTATAATTCCCCTAAGAAATTGTTAGGGTTTTTACACCCAATAAATTGAGGTGGCCGAAAGGATGTTTAAAGTTGCTGGCCGGGATATTTTAGTAGATGTTGGCCATGCTCACCAGCGGCTCGTACAGTTTTTCTATATCTTGAGCATCCAGTTCGATAGTGAGCTGGTCACCGGGCAGGATGGTTTGTCCGGTGGGGGAGATGTTTTTGCGATCGCGGTGGATATTCATGATTACACAATGATTGGGAAGTTCGAGCGTATCGACCTCTTTCCTGTCGAAATAGGCTCCGGCCATCACCTCCACATCCAGAGTCAGCCGTTTCTGCTCCCGGAATATCGGTTTGTTGATCATCTCTTCATAGAACATTACGTTGAACGGCTTAATTTCCAATAGTTCCGTGAAATAATATGTGAGTCCACCTACGACGATGGAAGGATAGAATACCTCGAAATGCCCCGTGATCTCCGTAATCAGGATAATAGCTGTGATAGGAGTGCGCACGACAGCGATCAGGAAGGCGCCCATCCCGATCAGCATAACATAACTCACGTTTTCCATCCCGATGATCCCGTGCTGCACCAGAATGAGGGCATAGAGTTTACCGATCAGTCCGCCTGTCACCAAGGTCGGGATAAAGCTCCCTCCCGGCAATCCGGAGGAGAAGGAGAAAACGGTAAACACCATGTGCAGGAACATCATTCCTGCTATCCAATAGATATTGTTGCTCCCGCCTTCCGCCTGCTGCATCAGGAACTGTTCGCCTCCGCCGGTCAGGTCGGTGATCGTCAGTGAAATGACGTATGCCATGACCAAAAGACCTAACAGCTTGATATATTCGGGTTGCCGGATCGCAGGAAACATCCGTTTGGCATATAGCATCAGCAGGGAATAGAATTTGCCGAAAACCGATACGATGACGGCAAATAGGATATACAGTTTGATGTGCAGTCCCATCGATAGGTCGGGTACGATGGCCTGTATGTCGTGATACGGGTTGATCGGGAAAATCGTACTGGCGATTGCTCCGGCGACGACACCGGCCAGGATCGTCGTGATAGCCGTTTTCGGAGCATCGAAGCGTTCGATCGATTCGATCACCAGAGTAGCGGCAGCAAGGGGAGCGGCAAAGGCGGCTGCCAGTCCAGCACCTGCGCCTGCGGCAAGGAGCTGCTTACGTTCGCCGCTCAGGATATGTCCCCATTTGCTGACCAGGTCGCCTATGTAAGAACCCATTTGCACAGAAGGTCCTTCGCGTCCCATCGAGAGGCCGCTGCTGAGCGTCAGGACACCGCCCGCGAATTTGGCCAGTAGTTGACGAAAGGAATGTGCATACTCGATGCGTCCGTTGATCGCACCCCGTGTCTGCGAAATGCCTCCACCTCCGATGTAAGGCCACCGCCTGACCATCCAGGCGACGGAGCAGAGGACTCCCCATAGGGCAAGGAATAAGACAATATGATAATACCAGGGAGGCGAGGACTGGAAGAAGTTCTTCCGCATATTGAAGAATAGTTGCAGCAGATAGTGGTAAGGAACCGCCACCAATCCGGTCAGCAGCCCAACGATCAGACTCACGAAATAGAGTCTGGCATCTACCAGTTTCAGCTTTACTATCCGATTAATCTTCATCTCCCCTTAAACAGGGAGCGAAGGCCGTTGGTTTAACTTTCAATTCTCAATTTTTAATTCCCGATTCTCAAAAGCACCGGATATATCCTAACGAATAAGTCTCGTACAGGTTGTCCTTCATTCCGTGTGTATATCGGAAGGAGATGATGTTTTTCTTGATCTCGTATCTGAGGTTGTTGCGCCAGTGTATGGGGCGGTCGCCATTGTTCTCGTATCCGTAGAACCCGGCCAGGTTGGTGGCGAGCGTGAAGCCTCTGTATTTACCGGTGAACCCGACTCCGTAAGAGATGGCGTCGTTCTGGCGATGCACCATGTCGTTCGTCATCCAGCAATAGAATCCGGCGAGCACCTGCATACGGATCGAGGCTTTTCCGTCGGTGCTTTTCCACAGGTTCCGGCCCACGTTTACGTCGAACCAGTAGGATGCGGCATCTGTAAAACGGGCGTCGCACAGGCGGCCTCCACTGGCTGTTTTGATATTGGCGCTGATGGTCGCATCTACCCATTTTTCGCTTTTCAG
Proteins encoded in this region:
- a CDS encoding ClC family H(+)/Cl(-) exchange transporter, with translation MKINRIVKLKLVDARLYFVSLIVGLLTGLVAVPYHYLLQLFFNMRKNFFQSSPPWYYHIVLFLALWGVLCSVAWMVRRWPYIGGGGISQTRGAINGRIEYAHSFRQLLAKFAGGVLTLSSGLSMGREGPSVQMGSYIGDLVSKWGHILSGERKQLLAAGAGAGLAAAFAAPLAAATLVIESIERFDAPKTAITTILAGVVAGAIASTIFPINPYHDIQAIVPDLSMGLHIKLYILFAVIVSVFGKFYSLLMLYAKRMFPAIRQPEYIKLLGLLVMAYVISLTITDLTGGGEQFLMQQAEGGSNNIYWIAGMMFLHMVFTVFSFSSGLPGGSFIPTLVTGGLIGKLYALILVQHGIIGMENVSYVMLIGMGAFLIAVVRTPITAIILITEITGHFEVFYPSIVVGGLTYYFTELLEIKPFNVMFYEEMINKPIFREQKRLTLDVEVMAGAYFDRKEVDTLELPNHCVIMNIHRDRKNISPTGQTILPGDQLTIELDAQDIEKLYEPLVSMANIY
- a CDS encoding ABC transporter substrate-binding protein; translated protein: MNKLITIIASCLSLLTFMSSCNRTDEERSHILKVYNWADYIDEDVLAEFPAWYKEQTGEDIRIIYQVFDINEIMLTKIERGHEDFDLICPSEYIIERMLKKNLLVPIDRNFGKTPDYLDNVSPYIRGQLNKLSQPGRKTTDYVVPYMWGTAGILYNRQFVEKKEVESWECLWDPKFRNKILMKDSYRDSYGTAIIYAHANELEDGTVTVEQLMNDNSPEAIAIAEELLKKMKPNIAGWEADFGKEMMTKGKAWLNFTWSGDAVWAMDEAEAVGVELDYEVPREGSNIWYDGWAIPKYARNVKAASYFIDYLCRPDVALRNMDAIGYVSAIATPEIMEAKIDSTIEKVSDLSYFFGPGADSIRINPVQYPDRKVVERCAMIRDFGDRTELVLEMWSRVKGDNLNTGIVLLIFAVFGVLFVWLVYRRIRQYKQRQRHHRRRRRRW
- the potA gene encoding polyamine ABC transporter ATP-binding protein, producing MQKSDCIIGVEHVSKFFGDKAVLNDVNLSVRKGEFVTILGPSGCGKTTLLRLIAGFQTASEGIITIAGKEITQTPPHKRPVNTVFQKYALFPHLNVFNNIAFGLKLKKLPAAVIEKKVKQALKMVGMTDYEYRDVDSLSGGQQQRVAIARAIVNEPEVLLLDEPLAALDLKMRKDMQMELKEMHKSLGITFIYVTHDQEEALTLSDTIVVMSEGKIQQIGTPIDIYNEPINSFVADFIGESNILNGLMIKDKSVSFAGHEFECVDEGFGEQTPVDVVLRPEDIYIFEPSEAAMLTGTVTSSIFKGVHYEMMVQTPEGYEFMVQDYHCFDAGQEVGLLVKPFDIHVMKKERICNTFEGKMVDTTHVEFLGCTFECREVSGIEPETPVQVEVDFDRVILEDNEEDGRLTGEVKFILYKGNHYHLTVFTDWDEDIFVDTNDVWDDGDRVGITIAPENIRIVQSTKKEGSDK
- a CDS encoding queuosine precursor transporter produces the protein MQKTSTVTVPFMLLGILFNICLVASNLLETKVIQVFGITATAGLIVFPISYIINDCIAEVWGFKKARLIIWSGFASNFLVIGFAQLAVLLPAAPFWEGEEGFNFVFGMAPRIAIASLMAFLVGSFLNAYVMSKMKIASAGKNFSLRAIVSTLVGESADSMIFFPIAFAGLIPVGELFIMIGTQAVLKSLYEVIILPVTIRVVNYIKKVDGNDVYDVGTSYNILNVRDL
- a CDS encoding ABC transporter permease → MMTKWMAKGYLWLLLALLYSPILIIMIFSFTEAKVLGNWTGFSTKLYSSLFTGGVQRSLVSALWNTFAIAMIAATVSTLLGSIAAIGIFNLRSRTRQVMNFANAIPMMNADIITGVSLFLLFVSFGVSQGFTTVVLAHITFCTPYVVLSVMPRLKKMNQNVYEAALDLGATPFQALRKVILPEIRPGMISGFILAFTLSIDDFAVTIFTIGNEGLETLSTFIYADARKGGLTPELRPLSTIIFVTVLVLLIVINKRAEKSKS
- a CDS encoding DUF2490 domain-containing protein; the encoded protein is MKVIICCISFLLLSICPSLLAMEGTGVALKVSLSGKIYKRFSFVLEEDIRPRDDFREAGWFLTTGEINYRILPNLRAGAGYMSLVRYKASEEVRNRYYLYASGSHRFGAFKIAIRERFQSTYRKNCLHPTNYLRSMLTLSYRIASSRFEPFIYVEPFNNVGYNGKMRADKIRYSAGCDYRMDTKNYIQLYYRYHTFNVYDPINYRHGIGLTYSHRF
- a CDS encoding HAD family hydrolase, producing the protein MEGIKNLVIDFGGVIINLTRNRCIEAFESLGVANIREQIVNNYQHKDLFMKIELGSITVAEFRDGIRHLTKQPLTDEQIDAAWIAMLDDVPDYKLDLLLDLRKRYNTMLLSNTNEIHWDWSEKTCFSYKGHHASDFFNHIYLSYRLHLLKPDAEIFEYVLQDANIRPEETLFIDDAIPNCRTAESLGFHTYTPQPREDWSHLFGFMNHEL
- a CDS encoding ABC transporter permease; its protein translation is MRRKNWMIPYALFLAVFVVMPLLLIVLYAFTDADGAFTFANFRKFMVHPEAMNTFIYSIGIAIITTLACLILGYPAAYILSQERFNTSRTMVVLFILPMWVNILIRTLATVALFDFLNLPLGEGALVFGMVYNFLPFMIYPIYNTLQKMDRSLIEAAQDLGANPFQVFMKTILPLSMPGVMSGIVMVFMPTVSTFAIAELLTMNNIKLFGTTVQENIYNGMWNYGAALSLIMLLLIGVTILFTNDEDNASNEGGGVI